The sequence ACGACTACTTCGCTACGATCAGCATCAATTCTACACGGCGGTTACACGCCTTGCCTTGCGCAGAGGCGTTGGTACAAGCTGGAACATATTCGCCAAAGCCACGAGTATAAATGGAGCGACTCGACACATAGTTACTCTCTAATCGAGCCTTCACTTCTTTTGCGCGCTTCTCTGAAAGCGGATCGTTGATTCGATCTGTGCCCGTATTATCAGTATGCCCTTCTATGACCACATCAATATCTTGGCGTTGAGCAAGATAGCTGCCTAGCGTATCTAGCCATTGATTATAAGCAGGCTCAGGGAATGCAGAACCTGTTTTAAAGTTCACGTGCTGCTCAAGCTTTACCATTACATGATTGCCCGGTAAAACTTCAAAATCGATACGGTTTTGTCTGAGGAAAACTTCTAGCGGATCATTGGTTGATACGCCTCGACCATAGTTGGTGGTAATGGTTGTTTGCTGACGAGAGTTGCTCTGCATTGAATAGCCACGATTGCTTGCTACATGTGTAGTCTGAACCACGCCCCATTCAGGATGCATCAAGTCGTAATCGGTTTGCGGCGCAGTTTCTAGCATATCATCACCCAACAT is a genomic window of Vibrio crassostreae containing:
- a CDS encoding OmpA family protein, with the translated sequence MLSIALAGCETTLPTGMLGDDMLETAPQTDYDLMHPEWGVVQTTHVASNRGYSMQSNSRQQTTITTNYGRGVSTNDPLEVFLRQNRIDFEVLPGNHVMVKLEQHVNFKTGSAFPEPAYNQWLDTLGSYLAQRQDIDVVIEGHTDNTGTDRINDPLSEKRAKEVKARLESNYVSSRSIYTRGFGEYVPACTNASAQGKACNRRVELMLIVAK